A genomic region of Catalinimonas niigatensis contains the following coding sequences:
- a CDS encoding SulP family inorganic anion transporter: MSSSKNNFHPLKNLNKDIPASIVVFLVAMPLCLGIALASGAPLFSGLIAGIVGGIVVGALSGSPLGVSGPAAGLAVIVLTAIQDLGSFEVFLVAVILAGVIQIIMGFARGGIIAYYFPSSVIIGMLAGIGIVIAVKQIPHAFGYDRDYEGDVSFLQPDGENTFSELVNMLDFISPGALIITAIALAILLLWERDFMKNKRIFQLIPGPLVAVIAGIFLNIVFSSMPQFALRADQLVNVPLADSIDSFFGNFTFPDFAALANLQIYITAIVIAVVASLETLLCVEAADKLDPYKRVTPTNRELKAQGIGNIVSGLIGGLPITQVIVRSSTNVQSGGKTKASAIIHGFLLIATVVLIPTILNLIPLATLAAILFVVGYKLAKPSLFKKMYREGKGQFIPFIATIIGIVFTDLLIGLGIGLVISIIFILYNNFQIPYLMRDEDMKDKKKIKIVLSQEVTFLNKASILQTLNRIPDNSEVEIDATNTFYMHQDVLEIIEDFKVNARERNIHLTLTNLYLHKDVNPPFHMLISFDGDGNGHEKESEVEVIDPKKV, encoded by the coding sequence ATGAGTTCATCGAAAAATAATTTTCATCCACTCAAAAATTTAAATAAAGATATACCAGCCAGTATTGTGGTATTTCTGGTAGCCATGCCTCTATGTTTAGGCATAGCTCTGGCATCCGGAGCTCCATTGTTCTCAGGACTTATTGCGGGCATAGTAGGCGGTATCGTGGTGGGTGCATTGAGTGGTTCTCCATTGGGCGTAAGTGGCCCGGCAGCGGGTCTTGCAGTTATAGTATTGACGGCCATTCAAGATCTGGGATCTTTTGAAGTTTTTTTGGTAGCCGTAATTTTAGCCGGTGTTATCCAGATCATCATGGGCTTTGCCAGAGGCGGTATCATCGCCTATTACTTCCCTTCTTCAGTTATCATTGGGATGCTTGCCGGTATAGGTATTGTCATTGCTGTTAAACAGATTCCTCATGCTTTTGGCTATGATCGGGATTATGAGGGAGACGTAAGTTTTCTACAGCCTGATGGAGAGAATACATTCTCCGAACTGGTAAACATGCTGGATTTTATAAGCCCGGGAGCATTGATCATTACCGCCATTGCTCTTGCCATACTTTTGCTCTGGGAAAGGGATTTTATGAAGAACAAAAGAATTTTCCAGCTTATTCCCGGACCTTTGGTAGCAGTAATCGCTGGTATATTTTTAAATATTGTTTTTTCTTCTATGCCTCAGTTTGCGTTGAGAGCAGACCAACTGGTAAATGTGCCTTTAGCTGATAGTATTGACAGTTTCTTCGGTAATTTCACCTTTCCTGATTTTGCTGCACTGGCCAACCTTCAAATCTACATTACTGCCATTGTTATTGCGGTAGTAGCAAGTCTGGAAACGCTCTTGTGTGTAGAAGCTGCCGATAAGTTAGATCCCTACAAAAGGGTTACTCCTACTAACAGGGAGTTAAAAGCCCAGGGTATAGGGAACATTGTTTCTGGTTTGATCGGAGGTTTACCAATTACACAAGTAATTGTGAGAAGTTCAACCAATGTACAATCTGGTGGAAAAACGAAAGCTTCCGCTATTATTCATGGTTTCTTATTGATCGCTACAGTTGTCTTAATTCCTACAATACTTAATTTGATTCCCCTGGCAACCCTTGCGGCAATACTATTTGTGGTAGGTTATAAACTGGCTAAACCTTCTTTATTCAAAAAGATGTACAGAGAAGGTAAAGGACAATTTATTCCATTCATAGCAACCATCATAGGTATTGTGTTTACGGATTTGTTGATAGGATTAGGTATTGGTTTGGTCATATCTATCATCTTCATTCTTTATAACAACTTCCAGATTCCTTATCTGATGAGAGATGAAGACATGAAGGACAAAAAGAAGATAAAAATTGTACTGTCTCAGGAAGTTACCTTTTTGAACAAAGCTTCTATTCTCCAGACTTTGAACAGGATACCTGATAATTCTGAGGTAGAAATTGATGCTACAAACACTTTCTATATGCATCAGGACGTTCTTGAGATCATTGAAGATTTTAAAGTAAATGCCAGAGAACGTAACATCCACCTGACGTTAACTAATCTCTATTTGCACAAGGATGTAAATCCACCTTTTCATATGTTAATCTCGTTTGATGGTGATGGCAATGGTCATGAGAAGGAATCGGAAGTAGAAGTAATTGATCCTAAAAAAGTATAA
- a CDS encoding arylamine N-acetyltransferase family protein encodes MNLEAYLKRLNYKGATSASPDTLYKLHRAHVTSVPFENLDIHYKQWIELDSEKFYTKVVEQRRGGFCYELNGLLYEALQELGFQVYFISCSVYIQPLQKFGPYFAHVAIVVEDGKDQWLVDVGFGSSFPEPLKMEFGVIQKQDGVTYTLRKMNDTEISLDRSFDEGGTFEPMYKFTLVPRQLEDFQEMCAFHQTSEASPLYQKKLCSVATPNGRITLTSNHLIITKDGQRNEVEIKDEQDFQDKLFTYFAFDLPLQSKG; translated from the coding sequence ATGAACCTGGAAGCTTATCTTAAACGCTTAAATTACAAGGGAGCAACAAGCGCATCCCCGGATACTCTGTATAAGCTACACCGCGCCCATGTCACTTCAGTACCTTTTGAGAATCTGGATATTCATTATAAGCAGTGGATTGAACTGGACTCAGAAAAATTTTATACTAAAGTAGTAGAGCAAAGGCGGGGAGGTTTTTGCTATGAATTGAACGGCTTATTGTATGAAGCATTGCAAGAACTGGGTTTTCAGGTCTATTTTATTTCATGCAGCGTATATATTCAACCCCTTCAAAAGTTTGGACCCTACTTCGCGCATGTTGCTATTGTGGTGGAAGATGGTAAAGATCAGTGGTTAGTAGATGTGGGTTTTGGCAGCAGTTTTCCCGAACCATTAAAAATGGAATTTGGTGTGATTCAAAAACAGGATGGTGTTACCTATACCTTGCGAAAAATGAATGACACAGAAATTTCGCTGGACCGCTCTTTTGACGAGGGGGGCACTTTCGAACCCATGTACAAGTTTACGCTTGTACCGCGTCAGCTAGAAGATTTTCAGGAAATGTGTGCGTTTCATCAGACTTCAGAAGCATCACCTTTGTATCAGAAAAAACTTTGTTCTGTAGCTACGCCTAACGGAAGAATTACGTTGACCTCTAACCATCTCATCATCACAAAAGATGGACAGCGGAATGAAGTGGAGATTAAAGATGAACAGGATTTTCAGGACAAACTGTTTACCTATTTTGCTTTTGATCTACCTCTGCAAAGCAAAGGCTAA
- a CDS encoding BNR-4 repeat-containing protein encodes MRELYFESSPDGIQWTSDRKLSGIREGSDEKGGHYQMSNRQSDKVVTFFNWHPNGDVDRRTNLYYLQTTDLGETWTTIDGKAVELPLTNVDAAARIRDYYSQNRNVYLKDVNFDKNGNPVGLYITSGGHEPGPANDPREWRVIHWNGEEWQDHLVANSDHNYDMGSLFMEEGEWTVIAPTQNSPQLYGGGGEVVIWKSADKGKSWSKRRQITQQSERNHNYIRRVVNGKDPFFYFWSDGNPDSLSQSVMYFGDSQGNYWQLPYQMENNEEKPKKMN; translated from the coding sequence GTGCGTGAATTGTACTTTGAATCCAGCCCTGATGGAATCCAATGGACATCAGACCGAAAGCTTTCCGGGATCAGAGAAGGATCGGATGAAAAAGGAGGACATTATCAGATGAGCAACCGACAGAGTGATAAAGTAGTTACCTTCTTCAACTGGCATCCTAATGGCGACGTGGATAGGAGGACAAACCTCTATTACCTTCAAACCACTGACCTGGGTGAAACCTGGACAACTATTGATGGTAAGGCAGTGGAGCTTCCTTTGACCAACGTAGACGCAGCAGCTAGGATCAGAGACTATTATAGCCAGAATAGAAATGTTTATCTGAAAGATGTGAATTTTGATAAAAATGGAAATCCGGTAGGGCTATATATTACCAGTGGAGGTCATGAACCTGGTCCCGCAAATGATCCCCGAGAGTGGAGAGTTATCCATTGGAATGGGGAAGAATGGCAAGATCATTTGGTGGCCAATTCTGATCATAATTACGACATGGGAAGCCTTTTTATGGAGGAAGGAGAATGGACAGTCATCGCTCCAACACAAAACAGCCCGCAACTATACGGCGGCGGAGGTGAAGTGGTGATCTGGAAAAGTGCAGACAAGGGAAAAAGTTGGAGTAAGCGTAGGCAGATAACCCAGCAGAGTGAGCGAAATCACAATTATATACGAAGGGTAGTGAACGGAAAAGATCCTTTTTTCTACTTTTGGTCCGATGGTAATCCCGATTCTCTCAGCCAGTCGGTAATGTATTTTGGCGATAGTCAGGGTAATTACTGGCAGTTGCCTTATCAGATGGAAAATAATGAAGAAAAGCCCAAAAAAATGAATTAA
- a CDS encoding 3-keto-disaccharide hydrolase: protein MPKHFTLALIIGLISFIHTFSYAQTKSLFNGKDLKGWHIDIPEMDKNPEARNPFIVRKGMLVSLGTPGGHLITDQFYQDYRLEIEYRFANEPGNCGALVHASTPRALYEMFPQSVEVQMMHENAGDFWCIVEDIKVPDMEERRGPKEDWGITEGKGRRILNLTDGTEKPLGEWNRMSIECLDREVKVWLNDVLVNHGFDCTADSGQIALQAEGAEVEFRKVALTPISKLTN, encoded by the coding sequence ATGCCTAAACACTTCACCTTAGCATTGATCATTGGCTTGATTTCTTTCATCCACACTTTCTCCTATGCCCAGACCAAAAGCCTTTTTAATGGTAAAGATCTAAAAGGCTGGCATATTGATATTCCTGAAATGGATAAAAATCCTGAGGCAAGAAATCCTTTTATTGTCCGTAAGGGTATGTTGGTAAGTTTGGGGACTCCCGGCGGACATCTTATCACCGATCAATTTTATCAGGATTATCGCCTGGAGATAGAATATCGTTTTGCCAATGAACCGGGAAACTGCGGCGCATTGGTACACGCTTCCACACCACGTGCACTTTATGAGATGTTTCCCCAATCAGTTGAAGTACAGATGATGCATGAAAATGCCGGTGACTTCTGGTGTATTGTGGAAGATATAAAAGTACCGGATATGGAAGAAAGGCGAGGACCAAAAGAAGATTGGGGCATTACCGAAGGTAAAGGAAGAAGAATCCTTAACCTGACTGATGGTACTGAAAAACCTTTGGGAGAGTGGAACAGGATGAGCATTGAATGCCTTGACCGTGAAGTAAAAGTATGGCTGAACGATGTGCTGGTAAATCATGGCTTTGATTGTACTGCCGACTCAGGTCAGATTGCTTTGCAGGCAGAGGGGGCGGAAGTAGAATTCAGAAAAGTAGCCCTAACGCCAATTTCCAAACTTACAAATTGA